Proteins encoded by one window of Candidatus Stoquefichus sp. SB1:
- the dagF gene encoding 2-dehydro-3-deoxy-phosphogluconate aldolase, whose protein sequence is MEKKPNYLNDRICLNVLTNSLANAKALYDITKGHILLGLLSKNYPDNASAIEDMLKYAAITDNCISVGLGAGDPKQSQMVSEISQYIQPRHVNQVFTGVGTTRALLGQNDTVVNGLISPTGTVGMVKISTGPLSSQGKDAIVPVDTAIMMLKDMGCSSVKFFPMKGLSTKDEYEEVCHACVRNDFMLEPTGGIDLDNFKEICQIALDAGVKKVIPHVYSSIIDQETKLTREEDVQKLYEMMKDLTK, encoded by the coding sequence ATGGAAAAGAAACCAAATTACTTAAATGATCGAATTTGTTTAAATGTCTTAACAAATTCATTAGCAAATGCCAAGGCATTATATGATATTACTAAAGGACATATTTTATTAGGATTATTATCTAAAAATTATCCAGATAATGCTTCAGCAATTGAAGATATGTTAAAATATGCAGCCATTACTGATAATTGTATATCAGTTGGTTTAGGGGCAGGAGATCCCAAACAATCTCAAATGGTCAGTGAAATTTCACAATATATTCAACCTAGACATGTTAATCAGGTTTTTACTGGTGTGGGAACAACACGCGCTTTACTTGGACAAAATGATACAGTTGTTAATGGGCTTATTTCTCCTACAGGAACAGTGGGAATGGTCAAAATTTCTACCGGTCCATTAAGTAGTCAAGGAAAAGATGCCATTGTGCCAGTTGATACAGCAATTATGATGTTAAAAGATATGGGATGTTCATCAGTCAAATTCTTTCCTATGAAAGGGTTATCTACAAAAGATGAATATGAAGAAGTTTGTCATGCTTGTGTCCGCAATGATTTTATGTTAGAACCAACAGGTGGCATTGATTTAGATAACTTTAAAGAAATATGTCAAATTGCATTAGATGCAGGAGTCAAAAAAGTGATTCCTCATGTCTATTCATCAATTATTGATCAAGAAACAAAGTTAACACGTGAAGAAGATGTTCAAAAATTATATGAAATGATGAAAGATTTAACAAAGTAG